Within Alkaliphilus flagellatus, the genomic segment GTATTTTCTAAATTTCTAACAGATTTTAGTACTAATTCTTCAATTTTTTCGATGCCAATATAATTAATAGAATTATATGTCTTAGCTAAAGTAGTTAAAAATTGTCCTTTTCCCATTCCTATTTCTATATGAATAGGATTATGATTTTTAAAATGAGCCTTCCAATTACCTTTTGATAAACTTGGATTTTCTATATAATAAGCATATTCCTTCAATAATTCTTTTGCATTTGAAATATTCCTTACTCTCATAATTTCACCTCTCCTTTTATTTTAGCATAATTTATAATATTTTTTGGTTTTACGACAAATTATTTCCCAGGAAAAACATACAATATAATCTTTAAGCCAATTCAACTTCCATAAACTACTGTAATATTTTTAGCTACTTTACAAAAAATATATTAAACAAGATTTTTGTTGAAGATTTTAAAAATCTTATTCTTAAAGGAGGTAGATTTTAATGAAAAAAAGCCTAATAATGCTTTTAGTTCTAGCTTCTATAACACTACCAGCTTTTCAAGATATAGATGCTTATAGTGGATATAATTCTAAGTTATTAGTTATTGATGAATCTATTAATACATTCAATACAGAATGCTTTTATAAAATTGGATGTTAAAAGTCATTTAATGCTATCGCGTTGACTCCTGTCACACTTAAATCTTAAGTACTCAAAATAAATAGTCTGATATTATCACAATTACAAAATAAAAAACAATAAGGCTTTATGACTTATTGTTTTTTATTTTGTAAGAAATCGCAAACCACTAAATTGTTGAAAATTACTAATCTTCCACTATATTTGAAAACTGTAATGGCTTTTCCTTTACTAATGCAGGTATTTTAATATCCTCTGAAAACTTTATATTCGAAGTAATCCCATTAGATGCCATAAGTTCAAATAAAATTGTTCCATGTTCTACATAACGTTTGAGTGAGTCTGTACTCCCGATAGCTTGAATAATATATGGGGGAGCAATAGGCTTACCATGTACATTAATATGATTTCCAGCTAATGTTATCTCGCTACGCCCAACAACTCTATAATCATTAATAGATACCATTTCTCCTCCGAAAACTTTCAACTCATTAACCAAGCTGATTAAATACCTTCTTCCCTCAATAATTTCAGCAATATTCTCTTGTAAGTCACTATCTAACACAATAGTAATTCCTGGTCCAGAAGCCGATGAATACCCTGCTAAAAATTTATACTCATCTACAGTTGTTTTTAACTTTTGTAAAGGAACACTTTCAACAGCCCGTTCTTGCTCTAGTGTATCCACTTGTTTTTTCAAATCAATTATTCTTGTTTTCATATCTTCAGTAGTTTTTCTTAGATCTGATACCTCCTGAGCCTCTATTTCATTTTTGTGTGGAGAAGTAAAATCTCCACCTATCATTGAGTTAAATTGAATACCGATTGTTATACCGAATATAGTAAAAAATATAAGAACGATTAGTTTACTAGTTTTTTTCAATCTACCACTTCCCTTAGCTCACTATATATACTTACTTTTTTGCTTTAGATTGCAATAATACCTATTAATAATAAGCATACCTTTTATATTCAATTCAGTCAATATTATGATACTAAAAAAAAGAGAAGGTACTATGACCTTCCTAAATGCACTAAGGATTTTTCTGCATCCTCTACCATTTTTTTAACCATATGTCCACCTACATACCCGGCTCTAGTTTCATTTTCCAATCCAAGTTCATTAGCAATTTCCTCTTTGAATAATTCTAATGCTTGTCTAGCCTCAGGGATAACTACTTTATTCTTATTTATCATAATATCACCTCACTTATATATATTTTTTCTATATACTAATTGTTTATTAGTGGTATTTTCTTCTATTAATATGTTTGTCTATTAATTTAAAGGGTATTTACAAAGTAGAATTTTATTTTTTAAATACTAGTATACATATTTTCTAAATAGCATTATATATTTAAATGAGTATATTTAAAAGGGGGATAACTATGATTTCTATTAATTTTATTGTACCCAAAGAAAAGCTTATATTGATTGATCCTAGCCTAGATTTGAAATCCACACTGAAAGTAATTGAGGAAGGAAATTTTTTATCATTACCTGTTGTAAAAGGCAATAAATTTGTAGGTGTAATTGCAAAGGTAAAGCTTTTAAAAGCTATGATGGAAGAAAAGAATAACAACATAACTGTAAATGACTTAATTCATACAGACATACCGAGCCTTACACTTTACGATAGTGTTGAGGATGCTGCCCTGCTTCTTGCGGAAACTAATATCCCATTTGTTGTTATTAATAATACTGAAGGAGAATTTTTAGGTATTATTACTCATAAAACTATTTTTAGACATTATACACATCTTTATGGAATAGATAAGGGACATAAACTTGTAATTACTTCCTATGATATTAAAGGAAGATTAGCAGCTTTAACTGATGTTATTTCTAAAGCGGGTGCCAATATTATAAGTTTACTAATAGACGATCCTAACGTACCTACTAAAGTAGTAAAAATTATTGTTAGGATTGAAACTGATAATATTGATGAAGTTAAGAAAGTGATTGAAAACGCAGGTTTTTCAATTCGTCAATAATATGGTATAACAAAAGGCTGAAAATTTATTTAATTTTCAGCCTTTTGTTATACTTATAATTATTTTTCTATTAATCCAATTCTGCTACGTACCAAACTCATAGTGTCCTCTGCTAACTCATAAGCTCTTTTTGCCCCATTTTTATACACTTTTTCTACATAATCTAAGTTATTCATATAATCCTCATAACTCTTCTTAAATGGTCTTAAAAATTCTATAATCACTTCAGCTGTATCCTTCTTAAAGGCACCATAGCCCTTACCTTCATATTTAGATACTATTTCTTCTATAGATAAACCTGATAGCCTAGAATATATGGTAATTAAATTTTTAACCCCTGGTTGTTCGTCTCTATAGGCTACAAGATTTTCACTATCCGTAACTGCTCTTTTCATCTTCTTCATAATAACATCATCAGAATCCATTAAAAATATTGTTCCATTAACATTATCGTCAGACTTTGACATCTTTTTAGTTGGTTCTTGTAAACTCATAATTCTAGCCCCTACCTTTGGTGTATGAGCTTCTGGTATTGGGAAAGTTTCTCCATATAAATTATTAAAACGCATAGCAATATCCCTAGTTATCTCTAAATGTTGTTTTTGATCTTCACCAACAGGCACAAGATTAGCTCTATATAATAATATATCCGCTGCCATAAGTACAGGATAAGTAAATAAACCAGAATTAATATTATCCTTATTTTTTTCTGACTTATCTTTAAACTGAGTCATTCTGTTTAATTCCCCTACATATGTGTTACAACCTAAAATCCAACTTAATTCTGCATGCTGTGGAACATGGGATTGAAAGTAAATAATGTTCTTCTCAGGGTCTAGGCCACTTGCTAAATACTGTACTAAAAATGACAATGAAGTTTTTCGAAATTCTTTCGGATCATGACGTATAGTTAAAGAATGTGAATCTACAATACAGTACAAACAATCATGCTCTTCTTCTAAAACCTTCCAATTTTGTACAGCTCCAATATAATTACCTAATGTTAAACTTCCTGTTGGTTGTGCACCACTAAATACTACTTTTTTGTTTTGATTACTCATTTAGTTTACCTCCTTTTATTAATTTAAAAAACTCATTAGATGCTATCACAAAGATTCATACCACACTTAAATTTTTAACCTTATTTAAAAACTTCAAGTGCTCGAAACATTGCAATCATCCTAACTTTTTAGAAACCTTAAACAATTAGAAAAATATACTCCCTTATCTAAAAATAAAAGCTCTTCATCCCTAATTGTTTAGAGACGAAGAGCTTTTCTCCGCGGTACCACTCTAGTTGATGCAAAGCATCCTACTTGTCGTTTATAATTCAACTTTCCTTATAACGGAGGAATGCCGTCTTAGCTTACTATTATTTCAGCCAGCACTCATAAGTCCATTCACTATATGCTTAACACCGAACTTCCACCATCTTCGGCTCGCTATAGAAAAACATTATAGCTACTACTCTTATTCATCGCTTTATATCTTATGTTTTACAATATTTTATAGGTTATGTATCCTCCTGTCAACTAAATATTATTTTGCGCTATAATTTAATTAAAATTCAGAATATTGATATGTTAAATAATAGTCTTGCGTTTACTTTATATATACAACTATACATGATTAATCATGATTAAAATATGGTAGTAATATAAATAATAGTAGATAATTATTGATATATTATATTCTTAGGAGTGAGTTATTTGAAAAAAAATTTAACTTTATTAATTGGAGGCATTCAAGGAGAAGGCGTAGTTAGTCTAGGCACTAATTTAATGAAAACTCTATCTAATTTAGGATACTACACCTATGGAAATAGAAATTTTTCTTCTAGAATTAAAGGCGGCAACACTACAATGACAATATCTATTGGTGTGGAAAAACAGCTTTATTCTGAAGATAGATTAGATATTATATTGGCATTAGATAAAGAAACAATTGACTTGTTTAATCGTAAGCTTAAGCCAAATGGCTTGATATTATTCGACTCTATATTATCTTCTAAGGATTTAAGCTACAAAAAAGACTCATTAATCCCATTACCTATTACAGAAATAGCAAAAGGTTTAAGTGCTCCAATAATAAAAAACACTTGTGCACTTGGCTTTCTAGGTCGGTTAATGGGTCTTAATGAAAATGAATTGTCCCAAGCCTTAAAAGAAAAATACCATACTAAAGGTGATGAAATAGTTGAAAAAAACTTAAAAGCACTTAAAGAAGCCTATAATTATGATGGTGATATATTTAATAAAGAAGATTACTTTTTATCCATACCTGAAAAAAAATCATCCAAAGCAGTTATGATGGGGAATGAAGCTATAGGATTTGGTGCTTTAATGGCAGGTTGTAGATTTATACCTTCATATCCAATTACTCCTGCTTCTGAAGTAATGGAATATATGGGGAAGGTTCTTCCACGTTATGGAGGAGCTATGGTACAAGTTGAAGATGAGATTGCTGCTATTACAATGGCTGTAGGTGCTTCTTACGGTGGTGTACGAAGCATGACTGCTACTTCAGGACCTGGTATATCTTTAATGATGGAAGGTATCGGACTTGCAGGAATTACAGAGACTCCTGTTGTAATAGCTGATATTCAAAGAGGAGGCCCTAGTACAGGACTTCCAACTAAACATGAGCAAAGTGATTTATTTGCCATATATTATGGAGGACATGGAGAATACTCAAACATTATTTTATCTCCTTCCACAGTAGAAGATTGCTTTTACGATACAATTAGAGCATTTAACCTAGCAGATAAATATCAGTGCCCTGTGTTTATTTTGTCAGATTTATCTTTAGGTCTTTCTCCGCAGACAATTGATGACCTAGATTATAATCAGGTTGTGATTGATAGAGGAAAAGTAGTTATAAAAGATGAACTCTCCAATATTGAAAGAGGAACCTTCAAAAGATATAGACTTACGGAGGATGGTATTTCACCTAGAAGCTTCCCAGGTATGCTAAATGGTGGACATCATGTTACTGGAATAGAACACAACGAGCTAGGTCTTCCCCTTGAAAAACCGGAAAATCGAAAAAATATGATGGAAAAACGATTAAGTAAGACTGCTCCATTAGAAAATGAAGAATCTATTGATATTTATAGAACGAATAATAGCAATAATACATTATTTTTAACTTTCGGATCAGTATTCGGTGCTATAAAGGAAGCTGCATATTTAAGCGATAAAAAAATAGATTTTGGAGCAATTAGAATGATTCGTCCTCTACCTAAAAAGCAATTGACTTCTCTATTAGAAAATTACGACAAAATAGTTATTGTAGAAAATAATTATCGTAAACAGTTGGCTTCCATTATTAAGGAAGAGTTAGGATATCATAATAAAATTCATAGCATTACAAAATATGACGGTACTAATTTTACAATAAATGAACTTGTCGAGAAGATAGGAGAGTGGGCGTAATGGCTACTATGCAAGATTATAGCAATAAGGTAACACCAACTTGGTGTCCTGGTTGTGGACACTTTTCAATACTAAGGGCAATCCAAGTAGCTGCATCAAAGCTAGAAATACCTATAGATAAATTCGCCAGTATAACCGGAATAGGATGCTCTGGCAGACTATCTGGCTACTTAAATGGTTACAGCTTTCATGGTATACATGGGCGCTCATTGCCAATAGCACAAGGTATTAAAATGGCTAATAAAGATTTAGTGGTTATAGCTGCTGGTGGAGACGGTGATGGTTTTGCAATTGGAACTAGTCATACACTACATGCAATAAGAAGAAACTTAAATATGACATATATAGTATTAAATAATCAAATATATGGACTTACAAAAGGACATACATCTCCTTTAAGTGATACTGGCTTTGAAACCAAAAGCACTCCATTTGGTTCTATGGATAACCCACTAAAACCTGGTATTACAGCACTTGCTGCTGGCGCAACTTATTTAGCCCAAGGCTTCTCAGGGTTCCAAGACCAACTAATAGATATAATAGTAAAGGGAATAGAGCACGATGGATTTTCTATAATTAATATTTTTAGTCCTTGTGTAACTTTTAATAAAGTAAATACTTATCAATGGTATAGAGAAAATATTAAAAATATTGATGAAGATTCCACCTATGATTCTAGTAACTACCAGGCTGCTATGAACAAATTAATAGAAACCGATGGATTATGCTCAGGTATTATCTATCAAAAAAATGAGCCTTCATTTCTAGATAAGCTTCAAGGTAAGGAAGCAAAGCCTCTTACAGATTTAAATTTAAAAATTAGTAAAGATGAATTTGAAAACTTATTAAATAAGTTTAAATAGTTGAATACCTATTAAAACATTTCATCTTCTAAGGCTTTGATACGACCTTCTAGTTCCCTTATTTTTTCTAATAAATAATCTTCATGGCTACTTGGCGCTTTGCCAAAACGTCTTAACAATAATATTGTAATAACTACTGGTATTCCCAATGCGATTGCAATTAATATTAAACTCATAAAGGAATATAAAAATGACAATTTTAACACCTCCATTTATAATTAATTAATATAATGATTATATAATAACAAGAAAGTCTGGATAACTCCAGACTTTCTTGTTATATGTAATACTATTATATTTTTGTATTAGAATAACCCTACTATCTCTCCGCTTTCAAGAATATCCATATGGTTTGCTGCTGGAACCTTAGGCAGCCCTGGCATTGTCATAATGTCACCTGTTAATGCTACTAAGAATCCTGCACCAGCTGATAATCTAATTTCTTTTACTGTAATTCTAAATCCTGAAGGTTTACCAATTAGCGATGGATCATCAGATAGAGAATATTGAGTTTTCGCCATACAAATAGGCATTTTATCTAATCCTAGATCTTCGTATCTCTTTATTTGGGTTTGAGCACTCTTAGTAAAATCAACTCCATCTGCACCGTAAACTTCTTTTGCAATTGTGTTGATCTTTTCAGAAATGCTGGAATTAACATCATAAATAGGTTTGAAATTTGATGTTTGAGTTTCAGTAATTTCTACTACCTTCTTAGCCATTTCAACTCCACCATCTCCACCGTTTGCCCATACATCCGAAAGAACTACTTCAGCCCCCTTAGCAGCACAATGCTTGCGTAGGAAATCAATTTCTGCTTCTGTATCTGTTGGAAACTTGTTAATAGCAACAACAACTGGCACACCAAACTTATGAACATTTTCAATATGCTTTTCTAAGTTTCCATAGCCTACTTCAAGAGCCTGTAAGTTTTCTTGATTTAATTCAGCCTTTGGAACACCACCGTGATTTTTAAGAGCTCTAACAGTAGCAACAATAACAGCACAATCTGGTTTTAAATCTGCAAATCTACATTTAATATCAAAGAATTTTTCTGCACCTAAGTCGGCTCCAAAACCAGCCTCAGTTACTACATAATCAGCAAGTTTTAATCCTAGTTTAGTAGCCAAAACACTGTTGCAGCCATGAGCAATATTAGCAAATGGACCTCCATGAATAAATGCAGGTGTATTTTCTAAAGTTTGTACTAGATTAGGTTTAATTGCATCCTTAAGTAACAGTGACAATGCACCTGTTGCATTTAAATCCTTTACAGTTACTGGTTGATTATCAAAATTGTATGCTACAACTATCTTACCTATTCTTTCCTTTAAGTCCTCTAAGCTAGTTGCTAAACAAAGAATAGCCATAATTTCTGAAGCAACAGTAATATCAAATCCATCTTGTCTAGGTACTCCATCCGCTCTGCTTCCAAGTCCAACTACAATGTTTCTAAGGGCACGGTCATTCATGTCTAATACCCTTCTCCACACTATTCTTCTTGAATCAATGTTTAATTGATTCCCTTGGTGTAGATGGTTATCTAACAAAGCAGCTAAAAGATTATGAGCTGTTGTCATTGCGTGAATATCTCCTGTAAAGTGAAGATTAATATCTTCCATAGGAACTACTTGTGCATATCCTCCGCCTGCTGCTCCGCCCTTTACACCAAAGTTTGGTCCTAATGAAGGCTCTCTAAGTGCTGTAATAGTTTTCTTTCCTATTTTATTTAGCCCCATGCTTAAGCCAACATTGGTAGTAGTCTTTCCTTCTCCTGCTGGGGTTGGGTTTATAGCAGTTACTAATATTAACTTCCCATCAGGTTTATCCTTTAATCTGTCGAAAATATCCAGCGAAACCTTTGCCTTGTACTTTCCATAAAACTCTAACTCATCCTCATTAATTCCTAATCCATCAGCGATGTCGATAATAGGTAGCATTTTTGCTTCCTGCGCAATTTGTACATCTGTTTTCATTAAACACACCTCCATTAATGATAGGTTATATTTCATAGTCCATTGTATTGTATCATATTTT encodes:
- a CDS encoding DUF881 domain-containing protein encodes the protein MKKTSKLIVLIFFTIFGITIGIQFNSMIGGDFTSPHKNEIEAQEVSDLRKTTEDMKTRIIDLKKQVDTLEQERAVESVPLQKLKTTVDEYKFLAGYSSASGPGITIVLDSDLQENIAEIIEGRRYLISLVNELKVFGGEMVSINDYRVVGRSEITLAGNHINVHGKPIAPPYIIQAIGSTDSLKRYVEHGTILFELMASNGITSNIKFSEDIKIPALVKEKPLQFSNIVED
- a CDS encoding alpha/beta-type small acid-soluble spore protein; the encoded protein is MINKNKVVIPEARQALELFKEEIANELGLENETRAGYVGGHMVKKMVEDAEKSLVHLGRS
- a CDS encoding CBS domain-containing protein; this translates as MISINFIVPKEKLILIDPSLDLKSTLKVIEEGNFLSLPVVKGNKFVGVIAKVKLLKAMMEEKNNNITVNDLIHTDIPSLTLYDSVEDAALLLAETNIPFVVINNTEGEFLGIITHKTIFRHYTHLYGIDKGHKLVITSYDIKGRLAALTDVISKAGANIISLLIDDPNVPTKVVKIIVRIETDNIDEVKKVIENAGFSIRQ
- the trpS gene encoding tryptophan--tRNA ligase codes for the protein MSNQNKKVVFSGAQPTGSLTLGNYIGAVQNWKVLEEEHDCLYCIVDSHSLTIRHDPKEFRKTSLSFLVQYLASGLDPEKNIIYFQSHVPQHAELSWILGCNTYVGELNRMTQFKDKSEKNKDNINSGLFTYPVLMAADILLYRANLVPVGEDQKQHLEITRDIAMRFNNLYGETFPIPEAHTPKVGARIMSLQEPTKKMSKSDDNVNGTIFLMDSDDVIMKKMKRAVTDSENLVAYRDEQPGVKNLITIYSRLSGLSIEEIVSKYEGKGYGAFKKDTAEVIIEFLRPFKKSYEDYMNNLDYVEKVYKNGAKRAYELAEDTMSLVRSRIGLIEK
- a CDS encoding 2-oxoacid:acceptor oxidoreductase subunit alpha: MKKNLTLLIGGIQGEGVVSLGTNLMKTLSNLGYYTYGNRNFSSRIKGGNTTMTISIGVEKQLYSEDRLDIILALDKETIDLFNRKLKPNGLILFDSILSSKDLSYKKDSLIPLPITEIAKGLSAPIIKNTCALGFLGRLMGLNENELSQALKEKYHTKGDEIVEKNLKALKEAYNYDGDIFNKEDYFLSIPEKKSSKAVMMGNEAIGFGALMAGCRFIPSYPITPASEVMEYMGKVLPRYGGAMVQVEDEIAAITMAVGASYGGVRSMTATSGPGISLMMEGIGLAGITETPVVIADIQRGGPSTGLPTKHEQSDLFAIYYGGHGEYSNIILSPSTVEDCFYDTIRAFNLADKYQCPVFILSDLSLGLSPQTIDDLDYNQVVIDRGKVVIKDELSNIERGTFKRYRLTEDGISPRSFPGMLNGGHHVTGIEHNELGLPLEKPENRKNMMEKRLSKTAPLENEESIDIYRTNNSNNTLFLTFGSVFGAIKEAAYLSDKKIDFGAIRMIRPLPKKQLTSLLENYDKIVIVENNYRKQLASIIKEELGYHNKIHSITKYDGTNFTINELVEKIGEWA
- a CDS encoding 2-oxoacid:ferredoxin oxidoreductase subunit beta; its protein translation is MATMQDYSNKVTPTWCPGCGHFSILRAIQVAASKLEIPIDKFASITGIGCSGRLSGYLNGYSFHGIHGRSLPIAQGIKMANKDLVVIAAGGDGDGFAIGTSHTLHAIRRNLNMTYIVLNNQIYGLTKGHTSPLSDTGFETKSTPFGSMDNPLKPGITALAAGATYLAQGFSGFQDQLIDIIVKGIEHDGFSIINIFSPCVTFNKVNTYQWYRENIKNIDEDSTYDSSNYQAAMNKLIETDGLCSGIIYQKNEPSFLDKLQGKEAKPLTDLNLKISKDEFENLLNKFK
- a CDS encoding formate--tetrahydrofolate ligase, which encodes MKTDVQIAQEAKMLPIIDIADGLGINEDELEFYGKYKAKVSLDIFDRLKDKPDGKLILVTAINPTPAGEGKTTTNVGLSMGLNKIGKKTITALREPSLGPNFGVKGGAAGGGYAQVVPMEDINLHFTGDIHAMTTAHNLLAALLDNHLHQGNQLNIDSRRIVWRRVLDMNDRALRNIVVGLGSRADGVPRQDGFDITVASEIMAILCLATSLEDLKERIGKIVVAYNFDNQPVTVKDLNATGALSLLLKDAIKPNLVQTLENTPAFIHGGPFANIAHGCNSVLATKLGLKLADYVVTEAGFGADLGAEKFFDIKCRFADLKPDCAVIVATVRALKNHGGVPKAELNQENLQALEVGYGNLEKHIENVHKFGVPVVVAINKFPTDTEAEIDFLRKHCAAKGAEVVLSDVWANGGDGGVEMAKKVVEITETQTSNFKPIYDVNSSISEKINTIAKEVYGADGVDFTKSAQTQIKRYEDLGLDKMPICMAKTQYSLSDDPSLIGKPSGFRITVKEIRLSAGAGFLVALTGDIMTMPGLPKVPAANHMDILESGEIVGLF